In one window of Acanthochromis polyacanthus isolate Apoly-LR-REF ecotype Palm Island chromosome 8, KAUST_Apoly_ChrSc, whole genome shotgun sequence DNA:
- the selenoo1 gene encoding selenoprotein O1: MAYLGPRLGPSRIFLPGVSAFRLLGSVGMDDMGLGVSRSSLERLDFDNVALKKLPLDPSEEAGVRQVKGACFSRVKPQPLTKPRFVAVSHEALALLGLDGEEVLNDPLGPEYLSGSRVMPGSEPAAHCYCGHQFGQFAGQLGDGAACYLGEVKVPPGQDPELLRENPSGRWEIQVKGAGLTPYSRQADGRKVLRSSIREFLCSEAMHFLGVPTTRAGSVVTSDSRVIRDIYYSGNPRHERCSVVLRIAPTFLRFGSFEIFKQADEFTGRQGPSYGRDEIRGQMMDYVIDMFYPEIQQNYPDRVERNVAFFREVMLRTARLVAQWQCVGFCHGVLNTDNMSILGVTLDYGPYGFMDRFDPDFICNASDNSGRYSYQAQPAICRWNLVKLAEALAPELPLDRAEAVMDEYLDLFNRFYLENMRKKLGLLKKEEPEDELLITQLLQTMHNTGADFTNTFRSLSQISCPTEGQSEGNEDLTKKATDLLLEQCASLEELKAANKPTMDPRELAMLLSMAQSNPALFQMISDRATIARQLERLSRLKDLMETSQEELRTKHAEEWTSWITRYRKRLALELEGQSDVQAVQEERVKVMDSSNPRVVLRNYIAQNAIEAAENGDFSEVQRVLKVLEKPFSDQPGLELPAWMGGDGATAQTERDEGEEQQQEASTSRNAVPYDSKPPAWAQEICVTUSS, encoded by the exons ATGGCATATTTAGGACCTCGGCTGGGACCGTCACGCATCTTCCTCCCCGGTGTGTCCGCGTTCAGACTCCTCGGCTCGGTCGGGATGGACGACATGGGTCTGGGGGTGAGTCGTTCCTCGTTGGAGCGGCTCGACTTTGACAACGTCGCCCTGAAGAAACTTCCTCTGGATCCGTCCGAGGAGGCCGGGGTGCGGCAGGTGAAGGGAGCGTGTTTCTCCCGGGTGAAGCCGCAGCCGCTGACCAAGCCCCGGTTCGTGGCGGTGTCGCACGAAGCCCTGGCGCTGCTAGGGCTGGACGGAGAGGAGGTCCTGAACGACCCTCTGGGGCCAGAGTACCTCAGCGGGTCCAGAGTGATGCCCGGATCCGAGCCGGCTGCGCACTGCTACTGCGGCCACCAGTTCGGACAGTTCGCCGGGCAGCTGGGCGACGGGGCGGCCTGCTACCTGGGGGAGGTGAAGGTACCACCCGGGCAAGATCCCGAGCTGCTCCGGGAAAACCCCAGCGGGAGGTGGGAGATCCAGGTGAAAGGAGCCGGACTGACCCCTTATTCCAG ACAAGCTGATGGCCGTAAGGTCCTACGCTCCAGCATCAGAGAGTTCCTGTGCAGCGAGGCGATGCACTTCCTTGGTGTTCCCACCACCAGAGCCGGTTCTGTGGTGACCTCTGACAGCAGGGTCATACGGGACATTTACTACAGCGGGAACCCTCGTCATGAGAGATGCTCTGTCGTCCTCCGCATCGCTCCTACGTTCCTCAG GTTTGGATCCTTTGAGATCTTCAAGCAGGCTGATGAGTTCACAGGTCGCCAGGGTCCGAGTTACGGACGTGACGAGATTCGGGGTCAGATGATGGATTATGTCATCGACATGTTCTACCCTGAGATTCAGCAGAACTACCCGGACAGGGTGGAGAGGAACGTGGCTTTCTTCAGAGAG GTGATGCTTCGTACGGCTCGACTGGTGGCTCAGTGGCAGTGTGTCGGATTCTGTCATGGAGTCCTGAACACAGATAACATGAGCATCCTGGGGGTGACGCTGGACTATGGTCCATATGGCTTCATGGACAG GTTTGATCCAGATTTCATTTGCAATGCCTCCGACAACTCAGGCCGCTACTCCTACCAGGCCCAGCCAGCTATCTGCAGGTGGAACTTGGTGAAGCTGGCGGAGGCTCTTGCTCCAGAGCTGCCACTGGACCGGGCTGAAGCTGTTATGGACGAGTACCTGGATCTGTTCAACCGCTTTTACCTGGAGAACATGAGGAAGAAGCTGGGCTTGCTGAAGAAAGAGGAACCTGAGGATGAGCTCCTGATCACTCAGCTGCTGCAGACGATGCACAACACAG GTGCTGACTTCACCAACACCTTCCGTAGCTTGAGTCAGATTTCCTGCCCCACTGAGGGACAAAGCGAAGGAAACGAGGATCTCACAAAGAAAGCCACAGACCTCCTGCTGGAGCAATGTGCCTCCTTAGAGGAGCTCAAAGCTGCCAACAAACCCACCATGGATCCACG TGAGCTGGCGATGCTGCTTTCTATGGCTCAGAGCAACCCAGCGCTGTTCCAGATGATCTCAGACAGAGCAACAATAGCGAGGCAGTTAGAAAGGCTGAGCAGACTGAAAGACCTGATGGAGACGAGCCAGGAGGAGCTGAGAACCAAACACGCCGAGGAGTGGACCTCCTGGATCACACGCTATag GAAACGTCTGGCTCTGGAACTGGAGGGCCAGAGCGATGTGCAGGCCGTGCAGGAGGAGAGGGTGAAGGTGATGGACAGCAGCAACCCTCGAGTGGTGCTCAGAAACTACATTGCCCAGAATGCCATAGAGGCCGCTGAAAACGGCGACTTCTCTGAG GTCCAGCGGGTCCTCAAGGTTCTGGAGAAGCCGTTCTCCGATCAGCCGGGTCTGGAGCTTCCTGCTTGGATGGGTGGAGACGGAGCCACtgcacaaacagaaagagacGAAGGAGAGGAGCAACAGCAAGAAGCGTCTACGTCTAGAAACGCCGTCCCCTATGACAGTAAACCTCCTGCTTGGGCCCAAGAAATCTGTGTCACATGATCTTCGTAA
- the mapk12a gene encoding mitogen-activated protein kinase 12 isoform X1, with the protein MTMRVRPGYYRQEVNKTSWEVPERYRDLKQVGTGAYGTVCSALDSRTGAKVAIKKLYRPFQSEIFAKRAYRELRLLKHMKHENVIGLVDVFTADLSLDRFHDFYLVMPFMGTDLGKLMKLQRLSEEKIQYLVYQMLKGLKYIHSAGIIHRDLKPGNLAINQDCELKILDFGLARQADSEMTGYVVTRWYRAPEVILSWMHYTQTVDIWSVGCIMAEMLQGKPLLKGSDHLDQLTEIMKLTGTPTQEFISKLDSEDAKSYIRSLPKVEKKDLQKVFSNANPQAVAVMERMLLLDPERRVNAADALALPYFSEFREPEEETEAQPYDHSLDNADLTLDQWKRHTFTEILTFKPVLLESKETSL; encoded by the exons ATGACTATGCGAGTTAGACCCGGTTATTATCGCCAGGAAGTCAACAAAACCTCGTGGGAAGTACCGGAGCGGTACCGCGATCTGAAGCAGGTGGGCACCGGGGCGTACGGGACGGTGTG CTCAGCGCTGGACTCCAGAACAGGAGCCAAGGTGGCCATCAAGAAGCTCTACAGACCTTTTCAGTCTGAGATCTTCGCTAAGCGGGCCTACAGGGAGCTGAGGCTGCTCAAGCACATGAAACACGAGAAT GTGATCGGCCTGGTAGACGTGTTTACTGCTGACCTCTCTCTGGACAGATTCCATGATTT cTATCTGGTGATGCCATTCATGGGCACAGACCTGGGGAAGCTGATGAAGCTGCAGAGACTTTCAGAGGAAAAAATTCAGTATTTGGTGTATCAGATGCTCAAAGGGCTTAAG TATATTCATTCTGCCGGAATAATCCACAGG GACCTCAAACCAGGAAATCTCGCCATCAACCAAGACTGTGAGCTCAAG ATCTTAGACTTCGGTTTGGCGCGGCAGGCAGACAGTGAGATGACGGGGTACGTGGTGACTCGCTGGTACAGAGCGCCGGAGGTCATCCTGAGCTGGATGCACTACACTCAGACGG TGGACATTTGGTCAGTGGGCTGCATCATGGCAGAGATGCTTCAAGGAAAACCTCTCCTTAAAGGCAGCGACC ACCTCGATCAGCTGACTGAGATCATGAAGCTCACTGGAACACCAACTCAGGAATTCATATCAAAACTAGATTCTGAGGAT GCCAAAAGTTACATCAGAAGTCTTCCAAAAGTGGAAAAGAAGGACCTTCAGAAGGTGTTTTCCAACGCTAATCCACAAG CCGTGGCAGTGATGGAGCGCATGTTACTGCTGGATCCGGAGAGACGAGTCAATGCTGCAGATGCTCTAGCACTGCCTTACTTCTCCGAGTTTagagaaccagaggaggagacGGAAGCGCAGCCATACGACCACTCACTAGACAACGCCGATCTTACTCTGGACCAGTGGAAAC GTCACACCTTCACAGAGATCTTAACTTTCAAGCCTGTTTTGCTGGAATCCAAGGAAACCTCACTGtga
- the mapk12a gene encoding mitogen-activated protein kinase 12 isoform X2, with the protein MKHENVIGLVDVFTADLSLDRFHDFYLVMPFMGTDLGKLMKLQRLSEEKIQYLVYQMLKGLKYIHSAGIIHRDLKPGNLAINQDCELKILDFGLARQADSEMTGYVVTRWYRAPEVILSWMHYTQTVDIWSVGCIMAEMLQGKPLLKGSDHLDQLTEIMKLTGTPTQEFISKLDSEDAKSYIRSLPKVEKKDLQKVFSNANPQAVAVMERMLLLDPERRVNAADALALPYFSEFREPEEETEAQPYDHSLDNADLTLDQWKRHTFTEILTFKPVLLESKETSL; encoded by the exons ATGAAACACGAGAAT GTGATCGGCCTGGTAGACGTGTTTACTGCTGACCTCTCTCTGGACAGATTCCATGATTT cTATCTGGTGATGCCATTCATGGGCACAGACCTGGGGAAGCTGATGAAGCTGCAGAGACTTTCAGAGGAAAAAATTCAGTATTTGGTGTATCAGATGCTCAAAGGGCTTAAG TATATTCATTCTGCCGGAATAATCCACAGG GACCTCAAACCAGGAAATCTCGCCATCAACCAAGACTGTGAGCTCAAG ATCTTAGACTTCGGTTTGGCGCGGCAGGCAGACAGTGAGATGACGGGGTACGTGGTGACTCGCTGGTACAGAGCGCCGGAGGTCATCCTGAGCTGGATGCACTACACTCAGACGG TGGACATTTGGTCAGTGGGCTGCATCATGGCAGAGATGCTTCAAGGAAAACCTCTCCTTAAAGGCAGCGACC ACCTCGATCAGCTGACTGAGATCATGAAGCTCACTGGAACACCAACTCAGGAATTCATATCAAAACTAGATTCTGAGGAT GCCAAAAGTTACATCAGAAGTCTTCCAAAAGTGGAAAAGAAGGACCTTCAGAAGGTGTTTTCCAACGCTAATCCACAAG CCGTGGCAGTGATGGAGCGCATGTTACTGCTGGATCCGGAGAGACGAGTCAATGCTGCAGATGCTCTAGCACTGCCTTACTTCTCCGAGTTTagagaaccagaggaggagacGGAAGCGCAGCCATACGACCACTCACTAGACAACGCCGATCTTACTCTGGACCAGTGGAAAC GTCACACCTTCACAGAGATCTTAACTTTCAAGCCTGTTTTGCTGGAATCCAAGGAAACCTCACTGtga